A DNA window from Rubripirellula tenax contains the following coding sequences:
- a CDS encoding multiheme c-type cytochrome: MNSDLFESEEKRVPSAKYLAVGSLIVAVLGFFFWTQVDQEVVDIGQLKRRQQVRRLQEENESIARPDPDVVFAELAKLGKAAPIPSYLQVDRNRAGAWIVRKPGGKVAAVLPFPPQQSPKPPSDAQPIHENPGFLGAKACEECHAETFASFSKTSHHLTSHLATPQSIRGSLDSGKNRLGTRLPNVSFKMVEHDGAAFQRASFMGWEFEIPMQIVTGSAKLAQTFLYWNDDELYQCNVTYLTDTDSWINSPGYHDGDAAYERPIIARCLECHTTYVDFREPVNRFTPRSLITGISCERCHGPGREHVEYHRENPREKESRFVTVPSDLPRDKELQVCSQCHSSITPLKGRPFRFRPGDDLIQHYEPPGEESGNSVHTSNQLDRLGRSKCFLQTEMTCVDCHNPHQFERGNIALFSQRCMKCHQPQACGMSDEVGEKISTNCIDCHMPFTGSDQLRLDTASESIFPEMRDHYIRIDKQASDAYLKQNAVSDK, from the coding sequence ATGAATTCTGATTTGTTTGAGTCCGAGGAGAAGCGGGTGCCGTCAGCAAAGTACCTCGCCGTTGGGTCTCTCATCGTCGCTGTGTTGGGATTTTTCTTTTGGACTCAAGTGGATCAAGAAGTTGTCGATATCGGACAGCTAAAAAGACGTCAGCAAGTACGCCGGTTGCAAGAGGAGAATGAGAGCATCGCTCGACCGGACCCTGATGTCGTGTTCGCCGAATTGGCCAAGCTAGGCAAGGCTGCTCCAATCCCCAGTTATTTGCAGGTGGATCGTAACAGGGCAGGAGCTTGGATCGTCCGGAAACCGGGCGGCAAGGTAGCCGCAGTGTTGCCGTTCCCTCCCCAGCAATCGCCAAAGCCTCCCAGCGATGCCCAACCAATTCACGAGAACCCAGGCTTTCTGGGTGCAAAGGCCTGCGAGGAATGCCACGCCGAGACCTTTGCGTCTTTCTCGAAAACTTCACATCACCTGACAAGCCATCTGGCGACTCCCCAGTCCATTCGCGGTTCGCTGGATTCGGGAAAGAATCGACTTGGAACTCGGCTGCCCAACGTTTCGTTCAAAATGGTCGAGCACGATGGTGCGGCGTTTCAACGTGCCTCGTTCATGGGCTGGGAGTTCGAAATCCCAATGCAAATCGTGACTGGCTCGGCCAAGCTGGCTCAGACGTTTCTCTATTGGAACGACGACGAACTGTACCAATGCAACGTCACGTATCTGACGGATACGGATTCATGGATCAACAGTCCTGGCTACCACGACGGCGACGCCGCGTACGAACGCCCGATCATTGCACGTTGCTTGGAGTGCCACACGACGTACGTTGATTTTCGCGAGCCGGTCAACCGCTTCACACCCCGATCGCTGATCACCGGCATCTCATGCGAACGATGTCACGGTCCAGGTCGTGAACATGTGGAATATCATCGCGAGAATCCACGCGAAAAAGAGTCTCGCTTTGTCACCGTTCCCAGCGATCTACCGCGTGACAAAGAACTGCAAGTCTGTAGTCAATGTCACAGCAGTATCACGCCGTTGAAGGGGCGGCCGTTTCGTTTTCGCCCCGGAGACGATTTGATTCAGCATTACGAACCACCGGGCGAAGAAAGCGGGAACAGCGTCCACACGAGCAACCAGTTGGATCGACTGGGACGAAGCAAGTGTTTTCTTCAAACCGAAATGACTTGCGTCGATTGTCACAACCCGCATCAATTTGAACGAGGAAACATCGCGTTATTTTCGCAGCGATGCATGAAGTGTCATCAACCGCAGGCGTGTGGGATGAGTGACGAAGTAGGCGAAAAGATCTCGACAAACTGCATCGACTGCCACATGCCATTTACCGGCAGCGATCAACTCCGGTTGGACACGGCTAGCGAGAGTATTTTTCCCGAGATGCGCGATCACTACATTCGCATCGACAAGCAAGCGTCCGATGCGTACTTGAAACAGAATGCTGTTTCGGACAAGTGA
- a CDS encoding RtcB family protein, with translation MDTTNQMINVTGVATATLDVGGDLSPITIIGNESIRQTFDANTIGQAINCRMAPGVTSVVLNPDAHVGYGAPVGCVMASPTHVYPGPVGVDIKCSMSLLQTDLPADAINEPTVRRKLIQAIAKRVPTGAGRGQRHVPKSRPVDGRLGFQLTTDGASKSVLKKLGIPKSWASRCEDAFHTAHDGSCDTLAARLEWMGRTRDSLDRLESKYRQLGSYGGGNHFGECEVVHVAEDLASRKIAESFGLKDGHVAFLSHCGSRGLGHDLAMGQFRAMKSSFEKRGRAFPAGDPQLVHAEVDSDEGRSYLGDMAMGANFATVNHLLINQLVLESFRDVFPGIRGDLIYFISHNIARLEPLDGRPQWVHRKGATRAYPAGHPELDRTPFAETGHPILLPGNPRDGSSVMVALPGASLSAFSVNHGAGRRMSRTKAKKLLDQQTIDADLTQHDVMSNCREYPRDEAPDAYKDFGEVLASVQAAGLATEVARLQAKFVIKDGSPADD, from the coding sequence ATGGACACCACAAACCAAATGATCAACGTAACGGGCGTCGCAACCGCAACCCTGGATGTCGGCGGCGATCTCAGTCCGATCACAATCATCGGTAACGAATCCATTCGGCAAACCTTTGACGCGAACACAATCGGCCAAGCCATCAATTGCCGGATGGCGCCTGGCGTAACGAGCGTTGTCTTGAACCCAGATGCCCACGTCGGTTACGGCGCGCCGGTGGGTTGTGTGATGGCTTCGCCCACCCACGTGTATCCGGGACCGGTCGGCGTCGACATCAAGTGCAGCATGAGTCTGTTGCAAACCGATCTGCCCGCCGATGCGATCAATGAACCGACCGTCCGCCGGAAGCTGATCCAAGCCATCGCCAAGCGAGTCCCCACTGGCGCCGGCCGCGGCCAGCGACATGTCCCCAAGAGCCGTCCCGTCGACGGACGACTGGGCTTTCAACTGACAACCGATGGCGCTTCGAAAAGCGTGCTCAAGAAACTAGGCATCCCGAAATCCTGGGCGTCGCGATGTGAAGACGCTTTCCATACCGCGCACGATGGATCGTGCGATACTTTGGCCGCAAGGTTGGAATGGATGGGACGCACTCGAGACAGCCTCGACCGCCTGGAGAGCAAGTACCGCCAACTGGGCAGCTACGGCGGCGGAAACCATTTCGGCGAATGCGAGGTCGTCCACGTCGCTGAGGATCTGGCGAGCCGAAAAATTGCTGAGTCTTTCGGGCTGAAGGATGGGCACGTTGCCTTTCTTTCACACTGCGGCTCACGAGGCCTCGGCCATGATTTGGCGATGGGACAATTCCGCGCCATGAAGTCGTCGTTCGAAAAGCGAGGACGTGCATTCCCCGCCGGTGACCCGCAATTGGTCCATGCGGAAGTCGACTCGGACGAGGGACGCAGCTACCTAGGTGACATGGCCATGGGCGCCAACTTCGCGACGGTCAATCACTTGTTGATCAATCAATTGGTTCTGGAATCATTTCGCGACGTGTTCCCCGGCATTCGCGGCGACCTGATCTACTTCATCAGCCACAACATCGCGCGACTCGAACCGCTCGACGGGCGACCACAGTGGGTGCATCGCAAAGGTGCCACGCGAGCTTATCCGGCCGGACATCCGGAACTCGACCGAACGCCTTTCGCCGAAACCGGACACCCGATTCTGTTACCCGGCAATCCTCGCGACGGATCGAGCGTGATGGTGGCGTTGCCAGGCGCGTCGCTTTCCGCTTTCAGTGTGAACCATGGCGCCGGCCGACGAATGAGTCGTACGAAAGCAAAGAAGTTGCTGGACCAACAAACGATCGACGCAGACTTGACACAGCACGATGTGATGAGCAACTGCCGCGAATATCCGCGGGACGAAGCCCCAGATGCCTACAAGGACTTTGGCGAAGTCCTGGCCAGCGTCCAAGCAGCGGGCCTCGCTACTGAGGTGGCCAGGCTGCAAGCCAAGTTTGTCATCAAAGACGGCTCGCCGGCGGACGACTGA
- a CDS encoding protein kinase domain-containing protein, translating to MTEPTKRTSASADIGHTTRPDADAESHDGRALGVTLSVRSTVQAGDLDDTVDTLDESAGPRVLPVRTASKVLADFGDYELLDEIARGGMGVVFRAKQKSANRVVALKRILAGRFASDEEVQRFYAEAESAARLDHPNIVPVFDVGVESGHHYFSMGFVDGQSLNANIHQGPTPVRRAAQLVETIASAVGYAHDQGVIHRDLKPANVLLSRDGVPRVTDFGLAKQVGSSRDLTATGQIMGTPSYMPPEQASGQTATVGPAADIYALGAILYALLTGRPPFQAASAIETIRQVLEEEPLSPSTLNADVDRDLETICLKCLQKDSVQRYATAGELGDELSRYLSGEPIHARPVSRVERTWRWCKRNRLVAGLMAGIGFSLVIGICLSTYFAMLANARARRAQEGTQIAVATLETMINTLQTGLARIPAARELRQQLLRDSLSDLQRVSGEVKSQARVDLSTAKVLTSLGLIFSEFGDDEGKSMSAEARDHLQRSVAIYQQLRNQNDKPSLKRLHANALNQLGNLFINDNQIDSAETSLTQSIDLFQSLLADDPDNETIAYESTYPINNLGDIDAIRGNFEAALVHFETAVAMHRRLRSDTGENLRRLEGLADSLMRAGDACHDLKRNDGALRYFAESKDLSRRWYEAEPKSSFAMDSLSFAHERLGNHWLQVGDANNAKIHYEGMLALTEKALVEDPKSRFLLDGLSVCYQKLANTYARLDETEKASEASRKAAEARQRMPR from the coding sequence ATGACCGAACCCACCAAGCGGACCTCCGCATCGGCTGACATTGGGCACACCACGCGGCCCGACGCTGACGCCGAAAGTCACGACGGTCGGGCGCTCGGCGTCACGCTCTCAGTTCGCTCGACAGTGCAAGCCGGCGACCTGGACGATACCGTCGATACCCTAGATGAATCTGCGGGACCACGCGTCTTACCTGTTCGAACTGCTTCGAAGGTATTGGCGGATTTCGGCGACTATGAACTGCTTGACGAGATCGCGCGCGGCGGTATGGGCGTGGTCTTTCGTGCGAAACAAAAAAGCGCCAATCGCGTCGTCGCTTTAAAAAGGATTCTTGCCGGACGCTTCGCCAGCGACGAAGAAGTTCAACGGTTCTACGCCGAAGCGGAATCGGCCGCCCGATTGGATCATCCCAACATTGTGCCCGTGTTTGATGTTGGGGTGGAATCGGGACACCATTACTTTTCGATGGGCTTTGTCGACGGCCAGAGCCTTAACGCCAACATTCATCAAGGTCCCACGCCGGTACGACGAGCGGCGCAATTGGTGGAAACGATCGCGTCGGCGGTCGGATACGCGCACGACCAGGGCGTCATCCACCGTGACCTCAAACCAGCCAACGTGTTGCTCAGCCGTGACGGTGTCCCGCGCGTGACTGACTTTGGACTCGCCAAGCAAGTGGGTTCCAGCCGTGATCTAACCGCCACCGGTCAAATCATGGGCACGCCAAGCTACATGCCGCCCGAGCAAGCATCGGGACAGACGGCGACGGTCGGCCCGGCCGCCGATATCTATGCGCTCGGTGCGATCTTGTACGCGTTGCTTACCGGACGACCACCGTTCCAAGCGGCCAGCGCCATTGAAACGATCCGCCAAGTTCTCGAAGAAGAACCGCTCTCGCCAAGCACCCTGAACGCCGACGTCGATCGCGATCTCGAAACGATTTGTTTGAAGTGCCTTCAAAAAGACTCGGTGCAGCGGTATGCGACGGCGGGTGAATTGGGCGACGAACTGTCGCGATACTTATCGGGTGAACCGATTCACGCGCGGCCGGTCTCACGCGTCGAACGAACATGGCGATGGTGCAAACGCAATCGCTTAGTCGCCGGTTTGATGGCGGGGATCGGGTTCTCGTTAGTCATTGGCATTTGTTTGTCGACGTACTTCGCGATGCTAGCCAACGCGCGGGCGCGGCGTGCTCAAGAGGGCACGCAAATCGCGGTCGCAACGTTGGAAACGATGATCAACACGCTGCAAACGGGACTGGCAAGAATTCCGGCGGCGCGTGAACTGCGCCAGCAACTCCTTCGCGATTCCCTGTCGGATTTGCAGCGGGTTTCCGGTGAAGTGAAATCCCAGGCGCGGGTTGACCTCAGCACCGCCAAAGTCTTGACCAGCTTGGGGCTAATCTTCAGCGAGTTCGGCGATGACGAAGGTAAGTCAATGTCGGCCGAGGCACGGGATCATCTTCAACGATCCGTCGCGATCTACCAGCAACTGCGAAACCAGAACGACAAACCGTCGCTGAAACGTCTCCATGCCAATGCCTTGAACCAACTCGGCAATCTGTTCATCAACGACAATCAAATCGATTCGGCGGAAACGTCGCTGACCCAATCGATCGATCTTTTCCAAAGCCTGTTGGCCGACGATCCCGACAACGAAACCATTGCTTACGAGTCGACCTATCCCATCAATAACCTGGGCGACATCGATGCGATTCGCGGCAACTTCGAAGCTGCCTTGGTTCACTTCGAAACGGCGGTTGCCATGCATCGGCGGCTGCGATCGGACACGGGCGAGAATCTGCGCCGGCTGGAGGGACTTGCCGACAGTCTGATGCGAGCGGGCGACGCCTGTCACGATTTGAAACGCAACGACGGTGCGCTGCGGTACTTCGCCGAATCGAAGGACCTTTCCCGGCGATGGTATGAAGCCGAACCGAAATCGTCGTTTGCGATGGATTCCCTTTCGTTTGCTCACGAACGGCTGGGGAATCACTGGCTGCAGGTCGGTGACGCGAACAACGCGAAAATTCACTATGAAGGAATGCTCGCGTTGACCGAGAAGGCGCTCGTCGAAGATCCGAAGAGTCGCTTCCTGCTCGACGGCCTCTCGGTCTGCTATCAAAAACTCGCCAACACTTACGCCCGGCTGGACGAAACCGAGAAGGCGAGTGAGGCCAGCCGGAAAGCTGCCGAGGCAAGACAGCGGATGCCCCGCTGA
- a CDS encoding XylR family transcriptional regulator yields the protein MAETNKLQLLPRHNRSLSERPNVLLIVETAMAFGRGVLEGIGRYLLEHPSWSVQLDLRELLVSPPAWLRRWEGDGIITRSTTPEMAAMIQKWGIPTVNLTDIYGDQGIPAIWNDHAMIGRMAAEHLIERGLSHFGFCGFSDHHWSIERGAGFAETVAQHNGVLSSHASDWSQARRSGWERQQSKIVEWLISLPKPVGIMACNDFRGQHVLEACRTAKLNVPEQVAVIGVDNDEVICDFCQPPLTSVIPSAERIGYEAAVLLDELMRGESPKETTRRIPPLGVAARHSTDVMAIDDVEVVAALKIIRQRACQGLTVSDILREIPIARSSLERRFRRSIGRSPQAEIRDVQIKRARQLLGETDLSLAQIASLTGFKHPEYFSVVFKREVGQTPGQFRSAVG from the coding sequence ATGGCTGAAACGAACAAACTGCAGTTGCTTCCGCGCCACAATCGCTCGCTTTCCGAACGTCCCAACGTGCTGTTGATCGTCGAAACGGCAATGGCGTTTGGGCGAGGCGTCTTGGAGGGGATCGGCCGTTACCTGTTGGAACATCCTTCGTGGTCCGTCCAACTGGATTTGCGCGAGTTGTTGGTTTCGCCACCGGCTTGGCTGCGGCGTTGGGAAGGCGACGGCATCATTACGCGGTCGACCACGCCCGAGATGGCCGCCATGATTCAAAAGTGGGGCATCCCAACGGTCAATCTGACAGATATCTACGGAGATCAAGGCATCCCCGCAATTTGGAACGACCATGCCATGATCGGTCGTATGGCCGCCGAGCACTTGATTGAGCGCGGGCTCAGCCATTTCGGGTTCTGTGGTTTCAGCGATCACCACTGGTCGATCGAACGGGGTGCCGGATTCGCTGAAACGGTCGCCCAGCACAATGGTGTGCTATCGTCCCACGCGTCGGATTGGTCCCAGGCGCGGCGAAGCGGCTGGGAACGGCAGCAATCCAAAATCGTCGAGTGGTTGATCAGCTTGCCCAAACCGGTCGGCATCATGGCGTGCAACGATTTTCGCGGCCAACATGTGTTGGAAGCCTGCCGCACGGCAAAGTTGAACGTGCCGGAGCAAGTTGCGGTCATCGGCGTGGATAACGACGAAGTGATCTGCGATTTCTGTCAACCGCCGCTAACCAGCGTCATCCCGTCGGCCGAACGGATCGGGTATGAGGCGGCCGTGCTGTTGGACGAATTGATGCGAGGCGAATCGCCGAAGGAAACCACTCGCAGGATCCCACCGCTGGGCGTCGCCGCGCGGCATTCCACTGATGTGATGGCCATCGATGATGTCGAAGTCGTCGCGGCGCTGAAGATCATTCGTCAACGCGCGTGCCAAGGATTGACGGTCAGCGACATTTTGCGGGAAATCCCGATCGCGCGAAGTTCGCTCGAACGACGCTTCCGCCGTTCGATCGGTCGATCGCCGCAAGCCGAAATCCGTGACGTCCAGATCAAACGAGCTCGACAATTACTCGGTGAAACGGATCTGTCGCTCGCCCAAATCGCGTCGCTGACGGGATTCAAACACCCGGAATATTTCAGCGTCGTCTTCAAACGCGAAGTGGGGCAAACCCCGGGACAATTTCGATCGGCCGTTGGCTAA
- a CDS encoding PSD1 and planctomycete cytochrome C domain-containing protein, translated as MMDRDRRSCIATASAMYAIRSMGIAIAMSGSIGIQADEFQPSEPPSKAAPEIDFARQVQPILAKRCFACHGPDKAEGGLKFVDQESAYAETDSGEHAIVPGDIEASVMIARITTDDEYEKMPPEGDPVTSEEVEILKSWIASGAAWRNHWAFEPMKDPQPPVVADAVWNKNPIDAFVFDSLAHAGLSPNFPADRHDLIRRACYDLTGLPPTAAQVQAFVTDDDPLAFERLVDELLESPQYGQRWGRHWLDLVRYAETNSFERDNPKPNAWKYRDYVIDAFNNDKPYDQFVREQLAGDELANVTKESLIATGYYRLGIWDDEPADPLQARFDEIDDIITTTSQAFLGLTINCARCHDHKIDPIPQTDYYSMVAFLADVTSYATRSDGTSNNQIDVTGNEANRGHQQCDTDLQQIQAKMLEIEQIGIAKMSGPDQRATEGKPRARQKILNKNLKECLDADQWETYQELIVSRDAVQQRRKSLPPRETVMGLARCDATPDQTFVLFRGNPHSPADPVEPAYPAIFGDAPPVLPPVAESAKSAGRRRVLAEWMTRDDNRLTARVMANRLWQFHFGRGIVRSSNNFGQLGTPPTHPLLLDWLAQRLIDGDWKLKSMHRLIMTSRVYQMSSASTDEGQSVDPDNNLFWRFDPRRLSAEEVRDSILAANGSLNVELGGPSFYPRMSAEVLAGQSRPGSGWGDSTEDQLNRRSVYIHVKRSLLTPLLTAFDFPDPDLTCEERFTTLQPGQALSLLNSDFVQEQSDILAGSIGADEWKTNADNEEIVRRTVRAVLQRESSADEIAAGGRLIVELQEKHELSRDRAVGLYCLSVMNWNEFLFVD; from the coding sequence ATGATGGACCGTGATCGTCGAAGCTGCATTGCTACGGCATCCGCAATGTATGCAATCCGATCGATGGGGATTGCGATCGCAATGTCCGGATCGATCGGCATTCAGGCTGACGAATTTCAACCAAGTGAACCGCCATCCAAAGCGGCTCCCGAAATTGATTTCGCGAGACAGGTACAGCCGATTCTTGCCAAGCGTTGCTTTGCTTGTCACGGCCCGGACAAGGCCGAGGGAGGGCTGAAGTTCGTCGACCAGGAATCGGCCTACGCCGAGACAGATTCGGGCGAACATGCGATCGTGCCGGGCGATATCGAAGCCAGCGTGATGATCGCGAGAATTACGACGGATGACGAATACGAAAAGATGCCTCCCGAAGGCGATCCGGTGACGTCGGAGGAAGTCGAGATATTGAAGTCTTGGATCGCATCGGGTGCGGCGTGGCGAAACCACTGGGCGTTCGAGCCAATGAAGGATCCGCAACCGCCGGTGGTCGCGGATGCCGTTTGGAACAAGAATCCGATCGACGCCTTCGTGTTTGACTCGCTCGCCCATGCCGGGTTGTCACCTAATTTTCCCGCGGACCGACACGACTTGATCCGCCGCGCCTGCTATGACCTCACGGGGTTGCCGCCTACCGCTGCTCAGGTGCAAGCGTTTGTCACCGACGATGATCCCTTAGCATTCGAACGATTGGTCGACGAACTCTTGGAATCGCCCCAATACGGGCAACGATGGGGGCGACACTGGCTGGACCTGGTCCGCTATGCCGAAACGAATTCGTTTGAACGAGACAATCCGAAACCCAACGCGTGGAAGTATCGCGACTATGTCATCGACGCCTTCAACAATGACAAGCCCTACGACCAATTCGTGCGTGAACAATTGGCGGGGGATGAACTTGCGAACGTCACGAAGGAGTCATTGATCGCGACGGGCTACTATCGGCTGGGAATTTGGGACGACGAGCCGGCCGATCCGCTGCAGGCGCGGTTCGACGAAATCGACGACATCATCACGACGACCAGCCAAGCGTTCCTGGGTTTGACGATCAATTGTGCGCGTTGCCATGACCACAAAATTGATCCGATTCCGCAAACCGACTACTACAGCATGGTGGCGTTCTTGGCGGACGTGACATCGTACGCGACGCGAAGCGACGGTACGTCGAACAATCAAATTGACGTGACCGGAAACGAAGCCAATCGCGGCCATCAACAATGCGACACCGACTTGCAGCAGATCCAAGCAAAGATGCTTGAGATCGAGCAGATTGGGATCGCCAAAATGTCAGGCCCCGACCAACGTGCGACCGAAGGTAAACCACGTGCACGACAAAAAATCCTGAATAAGAACCTCAAGGAATGCTTGGACGCCGATCAATGGGAAACCTACCAGGAACTCATCGTCTCCCGTGATGCAGTCCAACAGCGCCGCAAGTCCTTGCCGCCTCGCGAGACGGTCATGGGGCTGGCCCGATGCGATGCGACCCCAGATCAAACATTCGTGCTGTTTCGAGGAAACCCTCACTCACCGGCGGACCCGGTCGAGCCCGCCTATCCGGCGATTTTCGGTGATGCACCACCCGTGTTACCGCCGGTTGCCGAATCGGCTAAGTCAGCCGGCCGGCGACGAGTCCTGGCAGAGTGGATGACTCGCGACGACAACCGCTTGACCGCCCGTGTGATGGCAAACCGGCTGTGGCAGTTCCACTTTGGTCGCGGCATCGTCCGCAGCAGCAACAATTTCGGCCAACTCGGAACACCGCCGACTCATCCACTGTTACTCGATTGGCTGGCCCAGCGATTGATCGACGGCGATTGGAAACTCAAATCGATGCATCGACTGATCATGACCAGTCGCGTCTACCAAATGTCGTCGGCATCGACGGACGAAGGTCAGTCAGTTGATCCCGATAACAATCTGTTTTGGCGTTTTGATCCACGACGGTTGAGTGCCGAAGAGGTCCGCGATTCGATTTTGGCTGCCAACGGTTCACTGAACGTGGAATTGGGTGGCCCGAGTTTCTATCCACGGATGTCGGCCGAAGTCTTGGCAGGGCAGTCGCGTCCCGGTTCCGGCTGGGGCGATTCGACGGAAGATCAGCTCAACCGACGCAGCGTCTACATTCACGTGAAGCGATCACTGCTGACGCCATTGCTGACGGCGTTTGATTTCCCGGACCCCGATCTGACGTGCGAAGAACGCTTTACAACCTTGCAACCTGGCCAGGCGCTGTCGCTATTGAACAGTGACTTCGTACAAGAGCAATCCGATATCTTGGCGGGATCGATCGGTGCCGACGAATGGAAGACGAATGCCGACAACGAAGAAATCGTCCGACGAACGGTTCGTGCCGTCCTGCAGCGCGAATCGTCCGCCGACGAGATTGCCGCGGGCGGTCGCTTGATCGTCGAACTTCAAGAAAAACACGAACTCAGCCGGGACCGCGCGGTCGGACTGTATTGTTTATCGGTGATGAACTGGAACGAGTTTCTGTTTGTCGATTGA
- a CDS encoding DUF1501 domain-containing protein, with protein MTEKRRKIGFCGRTRREFVWESGAGFGAAALSSLLSGDGFFGSTAAANDKPFQNPLAAKAPHFAPKAKSVIFLFMYGGPSHIDTFDRKPKMKGMDGKIVDVKTFGRGGHKPGGRIVEPRWDFKQYGQCGKWVSSLFPNVAEHVDDIAFLHSMTADSPIHGSAMLMMNSGKILSGNPAIGSWVNYGLGTVNENLPGFVVMLDPTGGPISGAKNWSSGYMPATYAGTVFRSKGAPILDLAPPSDLPTGVQRRLIDSIRDANTRHLVTHAGNDDLTSRIASYELAYNMQSTAPEAVDLADEDAKTLSMYGIDKEETRDFGTRCLMARRLVQRGVRFVQLYSGGAHNDDNWDAHGDLETNHNKHAGRTDQPIAALLADLKRTGMLDETLVVWGGEFGRQPTAEYANGSGRDHNAYGFTMWMAGGGIKGGVSHGTTDELGAAAVENPLHVKNLHATILHQLGLDPNHLSYFYSGLEQKLVGVEPIEPIHEIIA; from the coding sequence ATGACTGAAAAAAGACGCAAAATTGGTTTCTGTGGACGCACACGCCGCGAGTTCGTGTGGGAATCGGGCGCCGGGTTTGGGGCGGCGGCGCTTTCTTCCTTGTTGTCAGGCGACGGATTTTTCGGCTCCACCGCTGCCGCGAACGACAAGCCGTTTCAAAATCCACTCGCTGCCAAAGCACCGCATTTCGCGCCCAAGGCAAAGTCGGTCATTTTTCTTTTCATGTACGGCGGCCCCAGCCACATCGACACCTTCGATCGCAAACCGAAGATGAAGGGAATGGACGGAAAAATCGTGGACGTGAAAACGTTCGGTCGCGGCGGGCACAAACCGGGCGGCCGGATCGTCGAACCGCGATGGGATTTCAAGCAATACGGCCAGTGCGGAAAGTGGGTCAGTTCGTTGTTTCCCAATGTGGCCGAGCACGTCGACGACATCGCGTTCCTGCATTCCATGACGGCGGATTCACCGATCCATGGTTCGGCGATGCTGATGATGAACAGCGGCAAGATTTTGTCCGGAAATCCGGCGATCGGTTCGTGGGTCAATTACGGACTGGGCACCGTAAACGAAAACCTGCCGGGCTTTGTCGTGATGCTCGACCCGACGGGCGGCCCCATCAGCGGCGCAAAGAACTGGAGCAGCGGTTACATGCCGGCAACCTACGCAGGCACCGTCTTTCGCAGCAAAGGAGCACCCATCCTGGACTTGGCGCCGCCATCAGATTTACCGACGGGTGTACAGCGTCGCCTGATCGACTCGATCCGAGACGCCAACACACGGCACTTAGTCACTCACGCCGGCAACGATGACTTGACGTCGCGGATTGCCAGCTACGAGTTGGCCTACAACATGCAATCGACTGCACCGGAGGCCGTCGACTTGGCTGATGAAGATGCGAAGACGCTTTCGATGTACGGAATCGACAAAGAAGAGACTCGCGATTTTGGCACGCGATGTCTGATGGCTCGCCGATTGGTCCAACGAGGCGTCCGGTTCGTACAACTGTATAGCGGCGGCGCCCACAACGATGATAATTGGGACGCCCATGGCGACTTGGAAACCAACCACAACAAGCACGCCGGTCGCACCGACCAACCGATCGCGGCGCTGCTGGCCGATTTAAAACGAACAGGGATGCTGGACGAAACCTTGGTGGTTTGGGGCGGCGAGTTTGGACGACAACCGACCGCTGAGTACGCCAACGGAAGCGGCCGCGACCACAACGCCTATGGCTTCACGATGTGGATGGCCGGCGGCGGTATCAAGGGAGGCGTCAGCCACGGTACAACCGACGAATTGGGGGCCGCAGCAGTCGAGAACCCGCTGCATGTGAAGAACTTGCACGCGACGATCCTGCACCAACTCGGCCTCGACCCGAACCACTTGTCGTATTTCTACAGCGGCTTGGAGCAAAAATTAGTCGGCGTCGAACCGATCGAACCGATCCACGAGATCATCGCTTAG
- a CDS encoding GspH/FimT family pseudopilin, producing the protein MIPKAWVDSVNPRRSAMTMIEVTIAILVIGLLSAITAPRLSDAYRSTRLQSAAWRVTNDVRLARQMAIARGRSIEWVCQNANDVYTCASLGSRDGSGASMSVSIGELFDSSFDLSADFDGQSTIRFDADGVPYVGTSMMQTGVITLQFGGDRYDVRIAAGTGLVSLTNVSVWIPTSDPVYEPASQSAQVDGTSGATP; encoded by the coding sequence ATGATTCCGAAGGCCTGGGTCGATTCCGTGAACCCGCGACGTAGCGCAATGACGATGATCGAAGTCACGATCGCCATCTTGGTGATCGGTCTACTATCGGCGATTACGGCACCTCGGCTATCTGACGCCTACCGCTCCACTCGCCTGCAATCGGCGGCATGGCGAGTCACCAACGATGTTCGGCTGGCACGCCAAATGGCCATCGCTCGAGGGCGATCCATCGAATGGGTGTGCCAGAACGCGAACGACGTCTACACGTGCGCTTCACTGGGTTCGCGCGACGGATCTGGGGCATCCATGTCCGTTTCCATCGGCGAACTTTTTGATTCGTCGTTCGACCTGTCCGCGGACTTTGACGGTCAATCAACGATTCGCTTCGATGCTGACGGAGTGCCCTATGTAGGTACATCCATGATGCAAACCGGAGTCATCACGCTTCAATTCGGCGGGGACCGATATGACGTTCGAATCGCTGCAGGTACCGGCTTGGTCTCACTCACCAACGTCAGTGTGTGGATTCCGACATCGGATCCTGTCTACGAACCTGCTTCGCAATCGGCACAGGTCGATGGCACCAGCGGAGCAACTCCGTGA